The segment CCACCCAGTTGAACGCCCTGTTTTGCTATCAGTTCCTGGCCTGTTGTGCACTCTATCACGGTTCCGTTAAAGTGGAGCATGTGCAGACCGAGGCGATCAGGTCCGATACGGGGCTCACCACACTTATCGGCAAATCGACCATGGGCGTATACGGGTCTGAGGATGGTACGCCCCTCATTAAAGGCATGCGAGTCAGAGTAACCATGAATAGCGGCTCTGTGTATGAAAGCACCAGGAATGCCGACGAGTCCATGCACGCCTATCCGACGAGGGAGTTTCTTGTGGCGAAATTCATGGACCAGTTCACGGCCTTCGGCAGGTTTTCCAAGGCCAGGGCAGACAAGATCATCGATTTGGCGTTGAGTATCGAGAACGCGAAAGATATGGGTGAGTTTACGGAACTACTCGTGCCGTGACGCGCTGAGGTCTTACGGCACCGCCCCGGCGTCCTTGCGGGGGAAGCAAAATAAGGAGGATGGACGTGAGAGATATCAGTGAGGACCTGGTGACCTTCCTGGTCGAGACTCAGTACGAAGACCTTCCGGCCGAAGTTGTTCATGAGACCAAGCGAAGTCTTTTGGACTCCGTAGGCTCTGCGATTGCGGGTATTGCCACCGATAAGGGGAAGATAGCCGTGTCGGTGGCGAGACGGGCCGGGGGTCGGCCTGAATCGGTGATACTGGGCGTGGGTGACCGCGTGTCGTCAAGCAACGCCGCGATGGCGAACGGTGAATTGATCAATGCCCTGGACTACGACGATATCCCCCATGTGCAACCTTTTGCGATACCTCCGGCACTCGCCGTGGCGGAAAGCACAGGGGCCTCCGGAAAGGATCTAATTCTGGCGACCACGCTCGCCCAGGAAGTCTGCAGGCGGTTTACCCTGGCTTTGAGCGTCATGACCAAGAAGTTGATGGAAGAAGCGAAGAACCCGGAGGTTTTTGGAAACGCGAACGAGTGCATAGTAGGGGCTACGGCAGGGGCAGCCAAGATACTTGGCCTCGAGACAGAGCGTATGGCCCAGGCACTCGGCATTTCTGCCTACCTTTGTCCGCTGCCCGTGTGCAGAAACTGGGAGGAAGCGGTGCCAAAATCCATGATCAAGTATGTACCTATAGGTTGGATCTGCAACGGAGCGGTCACAGCGGCTCATTTTGCCTGGGAAGGCTACACGGCTAACCCGAGGGTCTTCGACGGCGACCGCGGATTCTGGAGATTCTATGGCGCCGAGCGATGGGAGCCGGAGATGATCATGGATGAGCTCGGAAAGAAGTGGCGTTTTATGGAGAAGTCCTTCAAGCCTTACCCGTGCTGCACGTTTTTTCACGCCCAGTTGGACGCTTTCATCAGCATTATCGAGAAGAACCGGCTGCAGCCGGACGACATCGACAGCGTCGATTCCTACTCGATCCCCTTTGTCGCCAGTCCGGTTCCCTACGACGTTGAGACCCAGGTGGACGTTCAGTTCAGTCTGCCTTTCGTCTTAGCCGTGGCGGCCCACAGGATACGGGAAGGCGCAAAGTGGCAGGAGCATGAAACCATCAATGACCCCAGGATACGCGCCTTCATGAAGAAGGTTACCATGCATGTTGACCCTCAAATCATTGAAAAAAAGAAGAAAGACCCCAAGGCCTGGCCGGCCCGAGTGGAAGTAAAGGCTCTGGGGAAGACCTATGTGGGAGAGACGCTCTACGCAAGAGGCACGAACTTCACCGAGTTCAGGGCTACCGATGAAGCGCTGATGGAGAAATTCAGGCGTAACGCCTCAAGACTTCTTACACCGAATCGCATCGATCAGGCTATCGACCGCATCTTCAGCCTCGATAAAGCAGAAAATCTGTCACAGTTGACCGATACCGTGGGCCTGTGACTTACGTAAGGACAGGTTGAACCGAATGAGTCTAAGCGTCAGAAAAAGGAAAAAATCAAAGGAGGCTTGAAATGGCGAAGGTGATGAAGACTATCCCGGAACCCAACAAGACGATAAACGTGGTCCGTGAGTGCGACGTGGTGGTTGTGGGCGGCGGCCCAGGCGGTATCGGAGCGGCCGTCTCCGCTGCAAGGAACGGGGCAGATACGGTTCTTGTGGAACGATACGGCCACCTGGGTGGCATGGGCACGGGCGGCCTGGTTACGATCATCCCCTGTCTGTCCGATTTTGGCGGCACTATGCAGATCGGAGGTATAAACCAGGAGTGGATAGAACGCCTGACGGCGAGAGAAGCCGAAACCCATCCGCCGGCCGAAATCTGGGGCGCTACGGATCAGAGATTGACGTCGTACTGGAATGAACGGTCTTTCTTCACCGTACGGGAAGGCCACATAGTCTACGCGTCCCTCATTGACGCCGAGATTTCCAAGTGCGTGCTGAACGATATGGTCAAGGAGGCCGGCGTCAAAACGTATCTCCATTCGTGGGGCACCATGCCCGTCATGGAGGGTAATAAGACTGTGGGGGTCGTCTTCGAGAGCAAATCGGGCCGCCAGGCCATTATGGCAAAGGTCGTGATCGATTCCACGGGTGATGGCGATCTTCTCCCGTTCACAGGGGCGGGTTTTGACACGGATATCGACCCTTCGATCCGTATCGCCAATCTCTCGCTCTGCTACTGGATCGACAACGTCAACCTCATGAAGGTAGACGATTTCCGTAAAGCGCACGCTGACAGATGGGGTGCACTCATGGCTGACCTGACGGAAAAGGGCGGCCACCGGAGTTTCATGAGGAGTAACCTGAAACATCAGGAGCGCATCGTCTGGATCCACCCGCGATACGCCACGTCGAGCCAGATAGACGTGGAAGAATTGACAAGAGTGGAGTTTTTGGGACGGGAGAAGATGCTGCTCACCCACGATTTCTTGAAGAAGCGTGTGCCCGGTTTCGAGGACAGCTTCATCGTGCTCTCATGCCCTCAGCTCGGCACAAGAGGCGCGAGAAGGGTCCACGGAGACTACGTGGTAACGTCAAAGGACCTTCAGTCGAACGAGCCCTTCGAAGACACGATCGCCATATTCCCCGACCTTGACAGAGGCGACGCCTCGCTCAACCACCCGCTCACATATATCCCCTATCGGGCGATACTGCCGCGCGGTGTGGAGAACATGCTCGTGGCCTGTCGTGCCTTTTCATCCGATCAGGAGGCAAATAACTTTTTCAACCTTATCCCGCATTGTGTGGCCATCGGTGAGGCCGCAGGGACCGCCGCCGCCGTTTCCCTGACTCAGGGGGTGAGCGTGAGACACGTTAACTTTGCGTCGCTTAAGAAGCGGCTCATCGCCCAAAACGTACCGCTGCCCGATGCTTATCCGGGTAAGTACAAACGAGGGAAAGTTGGAGATATAACGGTATACGAGGCGCCTGCTTTTCCGAGACAGGGAAAGGTTTCGACTGCAACACACTGAGGACCTTCTTAAGGTTAAGGACGCTTACTCAACGGGGTGACTAACAGGGCGTTATGCCCCGATATAGTATGGTAAATCCAATTTCCGGGAGGACTGACCATGGCGAGTAAAGAAATAGCGGTAGGCAAGGTTTTTGACTCGATTTCGAAGACATCTTCATACCAGATTTGGGTCTGTTTTCTCTGTTTCCTGGTGACGACCCTGGATGGCTTTGATTTGATAATGATCGGAGTGGCTACACCCAAGATCGTCGAGTTTCTCCATATCACTATGCAGGCCTTTGGTCTTGCCATGGGCTTAGTCATCTTCGGGCCGCTACTCGGCGCCCTGGTCTTCGGTATGCCGGCCGACCGTATCGGCCGCAAATGGATGCTCATAGCGAGCGCACTTGTTTTCGGCGCAGCTACCCTGCTCACAGCGTTCATCACGAATGTGGGACAGCTGGCAGTGCTGCGCTTCTTTACGGGCCTCGGCGCAGGCGGGGCCATCCCCACCGCGTTGGCCTTCGGCTCTGAATACGCGCCAACCCGTTTGCGGAAGACCTTCGTGGCCGCCATGTACGCGGGTATGCCTGTCGGGGGCACCCTGGGCGGGCTCGTGGCCGCCTATTGTATTCCTCATTACGGGTGGCAGTCGCTTTTTATTTTCGGGGGCGCCGTACCCGTGGTCGTCGCTGTGATGGCAATGGTATTTCTCCCTGAATCGCTCGAATTCCTCGCCATAAAGGGCACCAATGACGAACGCATCCGTAAAACCTTTGCGAAAGTGGCGCCGGCAATCGCCGCGGATAAAGAGTATCACTTCCTGCCCTCCGAGAAGAAGCTTCCGGGCGTACCCATCAAACATCTCTTCATGGAGGGACGTGCATCGGTCACCATACTTTTCTGGCTTATCCTGCTGGGATCCCTCTATATTCTATCCCTCGTGGTTGCGTGGGCTCCTTCGCTACTGCATAAAAGCGGCGCGTCGGTCGTACAGTACAGTATAGCCTTTGCGTGCTTTAATTTTGGATCCGTGGTTGCTACCTTCATCATCGGCCGTATGATGGACAAAAGCAACCCATTTCGCTTGCTCGAAGTGCTCTTCGTTTGCTCGTTTTTCAGTCTCGTGATATTCGGAATCTTCTCTCGTAGCTCATTCGCCACAGTTACCGCCACTTCGATCCTGTGCGGACTCTTCGTGGCTGGCGCATTTTCAGGCCTTTTGGCACTCGTCACCGTGTCCTATCCTCCATATATGAGAGGTACGGCGGTGAGCTGGGCATATGCCCTGGCAAGAATTGGCAGCGTGCTCGCGAACGTCATAGGCGGCTACCTCATAACCGTAGGATGGAGCGTCACCCGTATCTGCAGTACGAACGCTGTGGTTGGTCTGATCGTTGCGCTGTTGATCATTTTCCTGCAAAAGCGCCTGGCTGCTCAGGCCGCCTGGTCGAGCGGCAAAGGGGCATAGACGGTACAAGGAGGATCGAGGAATGCGAGAAGATCGCCTGTCCCGGTCAGACTGTAGTCCTCGGTTCTCCTATCATCAAGTTCAGCCTCAAGGCTGGTATTTTCAGGTCTCAAAACCGCAGGGTTGGGATCAATTGAGGGGAATCCACTCATGGGTAATTCCTCCTGGCCTTACCCGGACCACGACAAAACCGTATTCGGGCTTACCAAAGTGATATTGACCGTAGAGTGGCGCCCCTCCCCCGCCGCTAATGATGTATGCGGTGCCGTCAATATCCATTTCATCAAAGAGATGGATGTGCCCGAGAAAGACGACAGGAGCCTTGGCGCCCTTGATGAGGTCCATTACCTCGCCCCAGTGCGCCTTATTCCGGTCGCCCACCATGGCGTGCACTGACCACCGTCGCACGGGCGGGGGCATGTGGAAGGCAACAACGCATATTTTTTCACTGGTAAGCGTTTTCCGCGCGAATGCCACGGTATCTGCGCTGAACACCCCCGTTGCGTTATCAAGGCCGATAATACGGATGCCGTTGAGATCAAAGTACCAGTTGGGCTCCCCCACGTATTTCCGATACGCATTCGCGCCTGAGCGAACATCGTGATTTCCAGGGACGTAAACGATGGGGACATCGCACGAGGCGATTTGCTGTGCATACTCTTCATATTCAACTGGCCGTCCTGTTGCTACCAGGTCTCCGGTGTGAAGAATAAAGAGCGGATGCAGATTTCTCACCCGATTGAGGATCCGATTGTACACCTCTCTCCCATCCCGGTTGTCCCCTGTCACAACGAAATCAAACCCTTCTTGAAGGTTCGCCCGGGCGGCAACGATTGCCTTGATATTTTCATCAAGAGACAAGGGCGCTGAAAGGGCCGGCGACAAGGCCCACATAAGAATCATCACTACGAAGCCAGGAATGAGTAGACGTCGCTTCTTCATGGGGGGTCTCACCTCCTCAACGGGGATATTTCACTCTATCATTTTTCGTTGTCCAAGTATCCATGTTTTTCGTGAGCACGGCGGTGGCGTTGACGCAACGCCTTTAGAGTATCTGATGTCGACAATCATTGGCAAAAAAGGACCAAATCGGCGCTCGTCTTTCTTTGGCCAGAAAAATAGATGGGGCCTGTCTGAGAGAATGATCATCTCGGATCCCTATATAGGTAAGTGTGTTACAAACGATAACTGACAATTATATTGAAGTACAGCGGCTCATATTTGAGAACCATTGGGGGTTCGGGATTGAGGTGATAAATATCACAGTTTCTTGTTGACAAAACGCATATTCGCCAATAAAATTCAGTTGATTGCACGTGTATAACGTAATGATAAGTTCCGTGCGCAGGTATCGAAGGACCGGCGGAATCTTTCGAGAGAAACCTGAACGGCAACTCTTTTCAACTCGCGCTTCATACAGAACAGGTTGACAGAACGCGATATCAGGTTTCAGGATTTTCAGAGAAACACAAACGGAGAAATAGTTCGGGGAATCATCGGGATGGATAGGCTCGAAACGATCCACCCATCCCCTGTCGATAGGGTTAGACCGCTTTTGGCCGACAAAGCCGGGTGTGTAATCGTCTGGCTGACTGCGATCCGCAAAAGAACAGACTGTTTAAGACGGGTACGGTGACAGAAGAGCCGACGATAATTATGGGCAGAACAACCACAGATGTTACTGACATTCAGTACCGGACCTCGACAGCATTACCTGTCTTGTAGAATGCAATGATGCGCAAAATCGGGGAATCGCCAGGTTTCTAAATGAAATGACCATGTTGAGAGGGTGCCATGAGGCCTAATAAAAGATTGAAACAGCACTTTTCTATGGTAGGCAGATGCGTATTTCTGAGCGTGTTCACCGCGTGCTTTCTTTGCTCAATTTTTGCCGCTCAAATCCAGGCGGCCTGCATAGAGGATGCAACCGGAGCCATCATCTGCAGCGGCACAGACGTAAACGGAGTCCGTACGGGCGATGCTGCCGACACGATTACTGTTCAACCGGGCGCGACCGTCTCTGAGACAGTTCAACAAACCGTTGTGACAACGGCAGCAGCCGGCGCCACGACCATTGACGCGGGGGATGGCGAAAATACGGTCACGAATGCAGGCGAAGTAACGGCAACGGCCGGCGCGACAGCTCAACCTTCGGGAATATCGGCTTCCCAAGCAACGGCAACCGCCACGGCCGTGAAAACGGGAGATAATGCAGATACGATTTCCAATGTTTCCGGGATTGCTTCCACTGCTACATCCTCTGCCACATCTCCCAACATATCTCTGACGCTCTCTGCCGCCACCTCCTCTTACAACTCAACCTATTCGGATGCGACGGCCACAGGCATTGACGGGGGCATGGGCCAGAACCAGATTACAAACGCCGTGGCAGGCAGTGTCACGACATCCGCTACTTCAAACAGCACTGCTCCTGTTATAGGCATAAGCGTAGGCGATCATGCCCGCGCGTATGTCAGCGTGAGGGCGGAATCTGAATCCACGGGTATGCGCGGCGCGGGATCAGTGAGTAATTTAGGGACGCTCAACGTGACCGCCACATCGGGGGCCAACACGGGAGCAGTTCAGGCCACCATTTCGGGTTCGGCAATTGCGGATGCTTCTACGGGGGCTGACGCCAGTGCGACGGGCATAGCCGGAAGCGCAAGTAGCGACACCATTAACTCGGAAGGCAAGATTACGGTCGCTGCAACAGCCACAGCCGAGGGAAGCCTCGATCTTGAGGGCAGTGCAACAAACGTGGCTATCGATGCCTCCATTCATGCCGGCGCCACCGCCAAAGGCATAGACGGTAACGGAGGAAATGATTCGATCACCAACTCCTCCACGCTGACCGTAAACGCAACGGCCAGTGTCACAAACGACAGCAGCGGTTCGAGTTATTGGGCGCCAGGCATGACCAACGCCTCAACGAGCTCAACGGCTCTAACCACGGGCATCGCGGGTGGTGACGGCACGGATACCATTACGAACAATGGGACAATCACGGCTTCAGCGCTGGCAACCACAGAGGTATCTAACGTTCTCACATCCTACGGAATTGAGAAGGCGGTGGCAACTCAGGCGAACGGTGGCGCATCCTCTTCTGCAACTGTTTTTGGAATAGATGGACGCGGCGGTACAGACACCATCACCAACAATGGCACCATCAACGCCTCCGCCACGGCAACCACCTCTTCAGCCGGTGTGTTGCTCACGTATTTTGGCCTCGGTATGTTCTCCATTCCGACCACAGCAACCGCCGAGTCTACAGGGATTGAAGGTGGCGCAGGATCCGATACCATCACAAACGCCGGCACGCTGTCAGCGACTTCCACGGCGACTGCCTCCACAACGGGCGTGTCCGTGTCGGGCCTCCAATATGACGTGCTCTCCGACGGCAACTCAAGCATCAGTGCTACCGCCACTGCGACCGGGATTTCGGGAGGCGCCGGAGATGACACAATTTCCAATGCGGGGTCGGTCACGGTTACGGCAAGCCCAACCGCTTCGACAACACGGGTCGGCGTGGAGGCCGTCGGTTCTTCGCGTCTTGATGCCGACACCAGGGCAACCGCTACCGCTGTCGGGATCGCAGACGGCGCAGGAGACGATCATATCACCAACGAATCCGGCGGTCTGATCACGGTCAATGCAAACCCGACCGCCACTGCGACCGGTGTTGACGTAAGAATGATCGGAGTCCCGACTGTGGCATACGAGTTCTTTGCCCAAAAGGACCTGGAAAGCGCCCGGACGGTGACGCAGGCCGCGGCCACAGGCATTGACGGCGGGGCCGGCAATGACACTATCACCAATAACGGGACGGTGCTTGTCGGCGCATCCGCTGATACGGATTCCGAGACCTGGTCGGTCACAATAACACCACCTCTCGGTGCGGTGTCGGGAATCGCAGCCTCATCCTCTATCGCCACGTCGGCAGGGGTGCTCGCGGCAGAGGGGGGAGGCTCACAGAGCACCTCTTCCGGCACAGATTCTCTGATCAAGGCCGGCACCGGTGCTTATGCCGTGACGGCGGGGATTACGGGCGGTGACGGCGCCGATACCATTACGAACAATGGCTCCATCACGTCAGGTGCGACGGCAGATGCGTATTCAGTCGGCGTCACGTTGAGTTTAGGCTTCGGCAAAGGCGGCGTGATGAGCATTCTTCCGAGCGTGGCACTCATCAATACGGCAACCACTGCGGATGCGGCAGCCACAGGTATTGATGGCGGTACGGGGGATGATCACATCTATCAGAATAACACGATGAACGTAACAAGCAACGCATATGCGACGAGCGCAAGCATCGGTATTGATTTTAAGGGGTCCTGGGGGCCGGGGTTTGCCTGGGGAGGAACCATAAGCGATAGCTCGACCACGGCCACCTCCCAGTCCACAGGAATCGCAGGTGGAGACGGTGACGATACCATTACGAATTCCGGGGCCCACGGAATCACAGTCGTGTCCGGGGCCGACGCCGATTCGACGTCCGTGAGCGCCACCGTGATGTGGGCGAATCAAGGCGTGGCCGGAGGTATAACGTATCTTGAGGATTCGACCACAGCTCAGGCGAGCGCCGTCGGAATCGACGGAGGACTCGGCCGAGACACCATAACAAACAGCGCGGGCCTGACCGTTTCAGCCACGGCCGAAGCCACGAGCGCAGCTGTGAGTATATCGGCTGCAGGCACAGAGACCGGTGTTTCCCTGGATGGCGCCCTGACCAAGGCAGCCCTTACAGCCACCTCCAGCGCCACGGGCATTGACGGCGGCGTTGGTAATGATACGATTACCAACACGGCCACCATGGCGGTTTCCTCATCTGCTGATGTCGACAGCGCCGGTGTTTCTGTGGGACTTGGTTTTTCTAAAACGGGAGTCGTAGCGGGCGTTGCTGCCGCCGACGTCGGGGTAACGGCTACTTCGACAGCCGTGGGGCTTGCGGGCGGCGCAGGAGACGACACCGTTACCAACTCGGGGACCATGACGACTACAGCTTCATCAACTATCTCTGCGGCCGGGGTTTCGGTGCAGGCCGGCTATGCCGTGAACGGCGTTGCCGCGGGCGGGGCGTTGGTAAAAGGCAAATCCGTGGCAGAAGCCCTTGCCACCGGGATCGATGGAGGGACAGGTGATGATACGCTGACGAATTGGGGTAATAACACCGTTACCGCC is part of the Syntrophorhabdaceae bacterium genome and harbors:
- a CDS encoding metallophosphoesterase produces the protein MKKRRLLIPGFVVMILMWALSPALSAPLSLDENIKAIVAARANLQEGFDFVVTGDNRDGREVYNRILNRVRNLHPLFILHTGDLVATGRPVEYEEYAQQIASCDVPIVYVPGNHDVRSGANAYRKYVGEPNWYFDLNGIRIIGLDNATGVFSADTVAFARKTLTSEKICVVAFHMPPPVRRWSVHAMVGDRNKAHWGEVMDLIKGAKAPVVFLGHIHLFDEMDIDGTAYIISGGGGAPLYGQYHFGKPEYGFVVVRVRPGGITHEWIPLN
- a CDS encoding FAD-dependent oxidoreductase; amino-acid sequence: MAKVMKTIPEPNKTINVVRECDVVVVGGGPGGIGAAVSAARNGADTVLVERYGHLGGMGTGGLVTIIPCLSDFGGTMQIGGINQEWIERLTAREAETHPPAEIWGATDQRLTSYWNERSFFTVREGHIVYASLIDAEISKCVLNDMVKEAGVKTYLHSWGTMPVMEGNKTVGVVFESKSGRQAIMAKVVIDSTGDGDLLPFTGAGFDTDIDPSIRIANLSLCYWIDNVNLMKVDDFRKAHADRWGALMADLTEKGGHRSFMRSNLKHQERIVWIHPRYATSSQIDVEELTRVEFLGREKMLLTHDFLKKRVPGFEDSFIVLSCPQLGTRGARRVHGDYVVTSKDLQSNEPFEDTIAIFPDLDRGDASLNHPLTYIPYRAILPRGVENMLVACRAFSSDQEANNFFNLIPHCVAIGEAAGTAAAVSLTQGVSVRHVNFASLKKRLIAQNVPLPDAYPGKYKRGKVGDITVYEAPAFPRQGKVSTATH
- a CDS encoding MmgE/PrpD family protein — encoded protein: MRDISEDLVTFLVETQYEDLPAEVVHETKRSLLDSVGSAIAGIATDKGKIAVSVARRAGGRPESVILGVGDRVSSSNAAMANGELINALDYDDIPHVQPFAIPPALAVAESTGASGKDLILATTLAQEVCRRFTLALSVMTKKLMEEAKNPEVFGNANECIVGATAGAAKILGLETERMAQALGISAYLCPLPVCRNWEEAVPKSMIKYVPIGWICNGAVTAAHFAWEGYTANPRVFDGDRGFWRFYGAERWEPEMIMDELGKKWRFMEKSFKPYPCCTFFHAQLDAFISIIEKNRLQPDDIDSVDSYSIPFVASPVPYDVETQVDVQFSLPFVLAVAAHRIREGAKWQEHETINDPRIRAFMKKVTMHVDPQIIEKKKKDPKAWPARVEVKALGKTYVGETLYARGTNFTEFRATDEALMEKFRRNASRLLTPNRIDQAIDRIFSLDKAENLSQLTDTVGL
- a CDS encoding MFS transporter — encoded protein: MASKEIAVGKVFDSISKTSSYQIWVCFLCFLVTTLDGFDLIMIGVATPKIVEFLHITMQAFGLAMGLVIFGPLLGALVFGMPADRIGRKWMLIASALVFGAATLLTAFITNVGQLAVLRFFTGLGAGGAIPTALAFGSEYAPTRLRKTFVAAMYAGMPVGGTLGGLVAAYCIPHYGWQSLFIFGGAVPVVVAVMAMVFLPESLEFLAIKGTNDERIRKTFAKVAPAIAADKEYHFLPSEKKLPGVPIKHLFMEGRASVTILFWLILLGSLYILSLVVAWAPSLLHKSGASVVQYSIAFACFNFGSVVATFIIGRMMDKSNPFRLLEVLFVCSFFSLVIFGIFSRSSFATVTATSILCGLFVAGAFSGLLALVTVSYPPYMRGTAVSWAYALARIGSVLANVIGGYLITVGWSVTRICSTNAVVGLIVALLIIFLQKRLAAQAAWSSGKGA